From Nicotiana tabacum cultivar K326 chromosome 15, ASM71507v2, whole genome shotgun sequence, the proteins below share one genomic window:
- the LOC107793545 gene encoding uncharacterized protein LOC107793545 isoform X3 — MMALSIPCYASLSTKLRAPLNSSSYNDLEKVKSIVKKTVIPCISNSPVESLQKGNWVKLICGASFEDLVDIRNLSLVYTLAGVDCIDCAAEASVVNAVSEGIEAARAIVPIRRPWVMISVNDDEDLHFRKAEFDPDDCPQDCTRPCEKVCPANAILQKQGGVLAERCYGCGRCLPVCPYDKIRAITYVRDVTATAELLERDDVDAIEIHTSARVPAVFRELWTGLGNSTANLKLVAVCEAVIHFLISDGYIKYYHLVSFPDLRDSTISAMEAMYSIMETNIQCFNLWQLDGRPMSGDIGRGATRDVIAFARKLASAGNKPKGFLQLAGGTNAHTIEGLKKERLFQKTTIHEASDYEKIPSSSLHSPNALIAGVAFGGYARKIVGRVLNSVQNHHGLAHVEDFPEQLLQAIFESLALVGTVKCYNIQKQIT; from the exons ATGATGGCTCTGAGCATTCCTTGCTATGCTTCACTTAGTACCAAATTGAGAG CTCCGCTTAATTCCAGCAGCTACAATGATCTTGAGAAAGTGAAAAGCATCGTAAAGAAAACAGTGATTCCTTGTATCAGTAATTCTCCTGTTGAATCTCTCCAAAAAGGCAATTGGGTTAAGCTCATTTGTGGTGCTAGCTTTGAG GATTTGGTCGACATCAGGAACCTTTCTCTGGTTTATACTCTTGCTggag TTGATTGCATCGACTGTGCTGCTGAGGCATCAGTGGTGAATGCTGTAAGCGAAGGAATAGAAGCAGCCAGAGCGATTGTGCCCATTCGCAGGCCTTGGGTAATGATCAGTGTTAATGACGATGAAGATCTTCATTTTCGTAAAGCTG AATTTGATCCGGATGATTGCCCTCAGGATTGCACAAGACCTTGTGAGAAAGTCTGTCCTGCTAATGCAATATTGCAAAAG CAGGGCGGAGTTTTGGCTGAGCGCTGTTACGGCTGTGGTCGTTGCCTTCCGGTTTGTCCTTATGACAAAATAA GAGCTATTACATACGTGAGAGATGTTACTGCTACAGCTGAACTTCTTGAAAGGGATGATGTTGATGCCATAGAAATTCATACCAGTGCAAG GGTGCCTGCAGTATTTAGAGAACTCTGGACTGGGTTGGGGAACTCAACTGCAAATCTGAAGCTCGTCGCAGTATGTGAAGCTGTTATTCATTTTCTGATCTCTGATGGCTACATTAAATACTATCATCTA GTTAGCTTTCCAGACTTGAGAGATTCAACCATATCGGCAATGGAAGCTATGTACTCCATAATGGAAACCAACATACAATGCTTCAACTTATGGCAG TTGGATGGTCGACCTATGAGTGGAGATATTGGGCGAGGTGCCACGAGAGATGTAATTGCTTTTGCACGAAAATTGGCCTCTGCTGGAAACAAGCCTAAAG GTTTTCTTCAACTGGCGGGTGGTACAAATGCTCACACCATAGAGGGTTTGAAAAAGGAGAGATTATTCCAAAAAACAACCATACATG AGGCTTCAGATTATGAGAAAATTCCCTCGAGTTCCTTACATTCACCAAATGCTTTGATAGCTGGTGTGGCCTTTGGTGGCTATGCACGAAAG ATAGTTGGCAGGGTTTTGAattcagtgcaaaaccatcatgGACTTGCTCATGTCGAAGATTTCCCCGAGCAACTTCTGCAGGCCATTTTTGAATCACTTGCTCTGGTTGGAACTGTTAAATGTTACAACATCCAGAAGCAGATCACTTAG
- the LOC107793545 gene encoding uncharacterized protein LOC107793545 isoform X5 — MMALSIPCYASLSTKLRAPLNSSSYNDLEKVKSIVKKTVIPCISNSPVESLQKGNWVKLICGASFEDLVDIRNLSLVYTLAGVDCIDCAAEASVVNAVSEGIEAARAIVPIRRPWVMISVNDDEDLHFRKAEFDPDDCPQDCTRPCEKVCPANAILQKQGGVLAERCYGCGRCLPVCPYDKIRAITYVRDVTATAELLERDDVDAIEIHTSARVPAVFRELWTGLGNSTANLKLVAVSFPDLRDSTISAMEAMYSIMETNIQCFNLWQLDGRPMSGDIGRGATRDVIAFARKLASAGNKPKDSSYAIGFLQLAGGTNAHTIEGLKKERLFQKTTIHEASDYEKIPSSSLHSPNALIAGVAFGGYARKIVGRVLNSVQNHHGLAHVEDFPEQLLQAIFESLALVGTVKCYNIQKQIT; from the exons ATGATGGCTCTGAGCATTCCTTGCTATGCTTCACTTAGTACCAAATTGAGAG CTCCGCTTAATTCCAGCAGCTACAATGATCTTGAGAAAGTGAAAAGCATCGTAAAGAAAACAGTGATTCCTTGTATCAGTAATTCTCCTGTTGAATCTCTCCAAAAAGGCAATTGGGTTAAGCTCATTTGTGGTGCTAGCTTTGAG GATTTGGTCGACATCAGGAACCTTTCTCTGGTTTATACTCTTGCTggag TTGATTGCATCGACTGTGCTGCTGAGGCATCAGTGGTGAATGCTGTAAGCGAAGGAATAGAAGCAGCCAGAGCGATTGTGCCCATTCGCAGGCCTTGGGTAATGATCAGTGTTAATGACGATGAAGATCTTCATTTTCGTAAAGCTG AATTTGATCCGGATGATTGCCCTCAGGATTGCACAAGACCTTGTGAGAAAGTCTGTCCTGCTAATGCAATATTGCAAAAG CAGGGCGGAGTTTTGGCTGAGCGCTGTTACGGCTGTGGTCGTTGCCTTCCGGTTTGTCCTTATGACAAAATAA GAGCTATTACATACGTGAGAGATGTTACTGCTACAGCTGAACTTCTTGAAAGGGATGATGTTGATGCCATAGAAATTCATACCAGTGCAAG GGTGCCTGCAGTATTTAGAGAACTCTGGACTGGGTTGGGGAACTCAACTGCAAATCTGAAGCTCGTCGCA GTTAGCTTTCCAGACTTGAGAGATTCAACCATATCGGCAATGGAAGCTATGTACTCCATAATGGAAACCAACATACAATGCTTCAACTTATGGCAG TTGGATGGTCGACCTATGAGTGGAGATATTGGGCGAGGTGCCACGAGAGATGTAATTGCTTTTGCACGAAAATTGGCCTCTGCTGGAAACAAGCCTAAAG ATTCTTCGTACGCCATAGGTTTTCTTCAACTGGCGGGTGGTACAAATGCTCACACCATAGAGGGTTTGAAAAAGGAGAGATTATTCCAAAAAACAACCATACATG AGGCTTCAGATTATGAGAAAATTCCCTCGAGTTCCTTACATTCACCAAATGCTTTGATAGCTGGTGTGGCCTTTGGTGGCTATGCACGAAAG ATAGTTGGCAGGGTTTTGAattcagtgcaaaaccatcatgGACTTGCTCATGTCGAAGATTTCCCCGAGCAACTTCTGCAGGCCATTTTTGAATCACTTGCTCTGGTTGGAACTGTTAAATGTTACAACATCCAGAAGCAGATCACTTAG
- the LOC107793545 gene encoding uncharacterized protein LOC107793545 isoform X1 has protein sequence MMALSIPCYASLSTKLRAPLNSSSYNDLEKVKSIVKKTVIPCISNSPVESLQKGNWVKLICGASFEDLVDIRNLSLVYTLAGVDCIDCAAEASVVNAVSEGIEAARAIVPIRRPWVMISVNDDEDLHFRKAEFDPDDCPQDCTRPCEKVCPANAILQKQGGVLAERCYGCGRCLPVCPYDKIRAITYVRDVTATAELLERDDVDAIEIHTSARVPAVFRELWTGLGNSTANLKLVAVCEAVIHFLISDGYIKYYHLVSFPDLRDSTISAMEAMYSIMETNIQCFNLWQLDGRPMSGDIGRGATRDVIAFARKLASAGNKPKDSSYAIGFLQLAGGTNAHTIEGLKKERLFQKTTIHEASDYEKIPSSSLHSPNALIAGVAFGGYARKIVGRVLNSVQNHHGLAHVEDFPEQLLQAIFESLALVGTVKCYNIQKQIT, from the exons ATGATGGCTCTGAGCATTCCTTGCTATGCTTCACTTAGTACCAAATTGAGAG CTCCGCTTAATTCCAGCAGCTACAATGATCTTGAGAAAGTGAAAAGCATCGTAAAGAAAACAGTGATTCCTTGTATCAGTAATTCTCCTGTTGAATCTCTCCAAAAAGGCAATTGGGTTAAGCTCATTTGTGGTGCTAGCTTTGAG GATTTGGTCGACATCAGGAACCTTTCTCTGGTTTATACTCTTGCTggag TTGATTGCATCGACTGTGCTGCTGAGGCATCAGTGGTGAATGCTGTAAGCGAAGGAATAGAAGCAGCCAGAGCGATTGTGCCCATTCGCAGGCCTTGGGTAATGATCAGTGTTAATGACGATGAAGATCTTCATTTTCGTAAAGCTG AATTTGATCCGGATGATTGCCCTCAGGATTGCACAAGACCTTGTGAGAAAGTCTGTCCTGCTAATGCAATATTGCAAAAG CAGGGCGGAGTTTTGGCTGAGCGCTGTTACGGCTGTGGTCGTTGCCTTCCGGTTTGTCCTTATGACAAAATAA GAGCTATTACATACGTGAGAGATGTTACTGCTACAGCTGAACTTCTTGAAAGGGATGATGTTGATGCCATAGAAATTCATACCAGTGCAAG GGTGCCTGCAGTATTTAGAGAACTCTGGACTGGGTTGGGGAACTCAACTGCAAATCTGAAGCTCGTCGCAGTATGTGAAGCTGTTATTCATTTTCTGATCTCTGATGGCTACATTAAATACTATCATCTA GTTAGCTTTCCAGACTTGAGAGATTCAACCATATCGGCAATGGAAGCTATGTACTCCATAATGGAAACCAACATACAATGCTTCAACTTATGGCAG TTGGATGGTCGACCTATGAGTGGAGATATTGGGCGAGGTGCCACGAGAGATGTAATTGCTTTTGCACGAAAATTGGCCTCTGCTGGAAACAAGCCTAAAG ATTCTTCGTACGCCATAGGTTTTCTTCAACTGGCGGGTGGTACAAATGCTCACACCATAGAGGGTTTGAAAAAGGAGAGATTATTCCAAAAAACAACCATACATG AGGCTTCAGATTATGAGAAAATTCCCTCGAGTTCCTTACATTCACCAAATGCTTTGATAGCTGGTGTGGCCTTTGGTGGCTATGCACGAAAG ATAGTTGGCAGGGTTTTGAattcagtgcaaaaccatcatgGACTTGCTCATGTCGAAGATTTCCCCGAGCAACTTCTGCAGGCCATTTTTGAATCACTTGCTCTGGTTGGAACTGTTAAATGTTACAACATCCAGAAGCAGATCACTTAG
- the LOC107793545 gene encoding uncharacterized protein LOC107793545 isoform X6, which translates to MMALSIPCYASLSTKLRAPLNSSSYNDLEKVKSIVKKTVIPCISNSPVESLQKGNWVKLICGASFEDLVDIRNLSLVYTLAGVDCIDCAAEASVVNAVSEGIEAARAIVPIRRPWVMISVNDDEDLHFRKAEFDPDDCPQDCTRPCEKVCPANAILQKGGVLAERCYGCGRCLPVCPYDKIRAITYVRDVTATAELLERDDVDAIEIHTSARVPAVFRELWTGLGNSTANLKLVAVSFPDLRDSTISAMEAMYSIMETNIQCFNLWQLDGRPMSGDIGRGATRDVIAFARKLASAGNKPKDSSYAIGFLQLAGGTNAHTIEGLKKERLFQKTTIHEASDYEKIPSSSLHSPNALIAGVAFGGYARKIVGRVLNSVQNHHGLAHVEDFPEQLLQAIFESLALVGTVKCYNIQKQIT; encoded by the exons ATGATGGCTCTGAGCATTCCTTGCTATGCTTCACTTAGTACCAAATTGAGAG CTCCGCTTAATTCCAGCAGCTACAATGATCTTGAGAAAGTGAAAAGCATCGTAAAGAAAACAGTGATTCCTTGTATCAGTAATTCTCCTGTTGAATCTCTCCAAAAAGGCAATTGGGTTAAGCTCATTTGTGGTGCTAGCTTTGAG GATTTGGTCGACATCAGGAACCTTTCTCTGGTTTATACTCTTGCTggag TTGATTGCATCGACTGTGCTGCTGAGGCATCAGTGGTGAATGCTGTAAGCGAAGGAATAGAAGCAGCCAGAGCGATTGTGCCCATTCGCAGGCCTTGGGTAATGATCAGTGTTAATGACGATGAAGATCTTCATTTTCGTAAAGCTG AATTTGATCCGGATGATTGCCCTCAGGATTGCACAAGACCTTGTGAGAAAGTCTGTCCTGCTAATGCAATATTGCAAAAG GGCGGAGTTTTGGCTGAGCGCTGTTACGGCTGTGGTCGTTGCCTTCCGGTTTGTCCTTATGACAAAATAA GAGCTATTACATACGTGAGAGATGTTACTGCTACAGCTGAACTTCTTGAAAGGGATGATGTTGATGCCATAGAAATTCATACCAGTGCAAG GGTGCCTGCAGTATTTAGAGAACTCTGGACTGGGTTGGGGAACTCAACTGCAAATCTGAAGCTCGTCGCA GTTAGCTTTCCAGACTTGAGAGATTCAACCATATCGGCAATGGAAGCTATGTACTCCATAATGGAAACCAACATACAATGCTTCAACTTATGGCAG TTGGATGGTCGACCTATGAGTGGAGATATTGGGCGAGGTGCCACGAGAGATGTAATTGCTTTTGCACGAAAATTGGCCTCTGCTGGAAACAAGCCTAAAG ATTCTTCGTACGCCATAGGTTTTCTTCAACTGGCGGGTGGTACAAATGCTCACACCATAGAGGGTTTGAAAAAGGAGAGATTATTCCAAAAAACAACCATACATG AGGCTTCAGATTATGAGAAAATTCCCTCGAGTTCCTTACATTCACCAAATGCTTTGATAGCTGGTGTGGCCTTTGGTGGCTATGCACGAAAG ATAGTTGGCAGGGTTTTGAattcagtgcaaaaccatcatgGACTTGCTCATGTCGAAGATTTCCCCGAGCAACTTCTGCAGGCCATTTTTGAATCACTTGCTCTGGTTGGAACTGTTAAATGTTACAACATCCAGAAGCAGATCACTTAG
- the LOC107793545 gene encoding uncharacterized protein LOC107793545 isoform X8: MMALSIPCYASLSTKLRAPLNSSSYNDLEKVKSIVKKTVIPCISNSPVESLQKGNWVKLICGASFEDLVDIRNLSLVYTLAGVDCIDCAAEASVVNAVSEGIEAARAIVPIRRPWVMISVNDDEDLHFRKAEFDPDDCPQDCTRPCEKVCPANAILQKGGVLAERCYGCGRCLPVCPYDKIRAITYVRDVTATAELLERDDVDAIEIHTSARVPAVFRELWTGLGNSTANLKLVAVSFPDLRDSTISAMEAMYSIMETNIQCFNLWQLDGRPMSGDIGRGATRDVIAFARKLASAGNKPKGFLQLAGGTNAHTIEGLKKERLFQKTTIHEASDYEKIPSSSLHSPNALIAGVAFGGYARKIVGRVLNSVQNHHGLAHVEDFPEQLLQAIFESLALVGTVKCYNIQKQIT; the protein is encoded by the exons ATGATGGCTCTGAGCATTCCTTGCTATGCTTCACTTAGTACCAAATTGAGAG CTCCGCTTAATTCCAGCAGCTACAATGATCTTGAGAAAGTGAAAAGCATCGTAAAGAAAACAGTGATTCCTTGTATCAGTAATTCTCCTGTTGAATCTCTCCAAAAAGGCAATTGGGTTAAGCTCATTTGTGGTGCTAGCTTTGAG GATTTGGTCGACATCAGGAACCTTTCTCTGGTTTATACTCTTGCTggag TTGATTGCATCGACTGTGCTGCTGAGGCATCAGTGGTGAATGCTGTAAGCGAAGGAATAGAAGCAGCCAGAGCGATTGTGCCCATTCGCAGGCCTTGGGTAATGATCAGTGTTAATGACGATGAAGATCTTCATTTTCGTAAAGCTG AATTTGATCCGGATGATTGCCCTCAGGATTGCACAAGACCTTGTGAGAAAGTCTGTCCTGCTAATGCAATATTGCAAAAG GGCGGAGTTTTGGCTGAGCGCTGTTACGGCTGTGGTCGTTGCCTTCCGGTTTGTCCTTATGACAAAATAA GAGCTATTACATACGTGAGAGATGTTACTGCTACAGCTGAACTTCTTGAAAGGGATGATGTTGATGCCATAGAAATTCATACCAGTGCAAG GGTGCCTGCAGTATTTAGAGAACTCTGGACTGGGTTGGGGAACTCAACTGCAAATCTGAAGCTCGTCGCA GTTAGCTTTCCAGACTTGAGAGATTCAACCATATCGGCAATGGAAGCTATGTACTCCATAATGGAAACCAACATACAATGCTTCAACTTATGGCAG TTGGATGGTCGACCTATGAGTGGAGATATTGGGCGAGGTGCCACGAGAGATGTAATTGCTTTTGCACGAAAATTGGCCTCTGCTGGAAACAAGCCTAAAG GTTTTCTTCAACTGGCGGGTGGTACAAATGCTCACACCATAGAGGGTTTGAAAAAGGAGAGATTATTCCAAAAAACAACCATACATG AGGCTTCAGATTATGAGAAAATTCCCTCGAGTTCCTTACATTCACCAAATGCTTTGATAGCTGGTGTGGCCTTTGGTGGCTATGCACGAAAG ATAGTTGGCAGGGTTTTGAattcagtgcaaaaccatcatgGACTTGCTCATGTCGAAGATTTCCCCGAGCAACTTCTGCAGGCCATTTTTGAATCACTTGCTCTGGTTGGAACTGTTAAATGTTACAACATCCAGAAGCAGATCACTTAG
- the LOC107793545 gene encoding uncharacterized protein LOC107793545 isoform X7, translating into MMALSIPCYASLSTKLRAPLNSSSYNDLEKVKSIVKKTVIPCISNSPVESLQKGNWVKLICGASFEDLVDIRNLSLVYTLAGVDCIDCAAEASVVNAVSEGIEAARAIVPIRRPWVMISVNDDEDLHFRKAEFDPDDCPQDCTRPCEKVCPANAILQKQGGVLAERCYGCGRCLPVCPYDKIRAITYVRDVTATAELLERDDVDAIEIHTSARVPAVFRELWTGLGNSTANLKLVAVSFPDLRDSTISAMEAMYSIMETNIQCFNLWQLDGRPMSGDIGRGATRDVIAFARKLASAGNKPKGFLQLAGGTNAHTIEGLKKERLFQKTTIHEASDYEKIPSSSLHSPNALIAGVAFGGYARKIVGRVLNSVQNHHGLAHVEDFPEQLLQAIFESLALVGTVKCYNIQKQIT; encoded by the exons ATGATGGCTCTGAGCATTCCTTGCTATGCTTCACTTAGTACCAAATTGAGAG CTCCGCTTAATTCCAGCAGCTACAATGATCTTGAGAAAGTGAAAAGCATCGTAAAGAAAACAGTGATTCCTTGTATCAGTAATTCTCCTGTTGAATCTCTCCAAAAAGGCAATTGGGTTAAGCTCATTTGTGGTGCTAGCTTTGAG GATTTGGTCGACATCAGGAACCTTTCTCTGGTTTATACTCTTGCTggag TTGATTGCATCGACTGTGCTGCTGAGGCATCAGTGGTGAATGCTGTAAGCGAAGGAATAGAAGCAGCCAGAGCGATTGTGCCCATTCGCAGGCCTTGGGTAATGATCAGTGTTAATGACGATGAAGATCTTCATTTTCGTAAAGCTG AATTTGATCCGGATGATTGCCCTCAGGATTGCACAAGACCTTGTGAGAAAGTCTGTCCTGCTAATGCAATATTGCAAAAG CAGGGCGGAGTTTTGGCTGAGCGCTGTTACGGCTGTGGTCGTTGCCTTCCGGTTTGTCCTTATGACAAAATAA GAGCTATTACATACGTGAGAGATGTTACTGCTACAGCTGAACTTCTTGAAAGGGATGATGTTGATGCCATAGAAATTCATACCAGTGCAAG GGTGCCTGCAGTATTTAGAGAACTCTGGACTGGGTTGGGGAACTCAACTGCAAATCTGAAGCTCGTCGCA GTTAGCTTTCCAGACTTGAGAGATTCAACCATATCGGCAATGGAAGCTATGTACTCCATAATGGAAACCAACATACAATGCTTCAACTTATGGCAG TTGGATGGTCGACCTATGAGTGGAGATATTGGGCGAGGTGCCACGAGAGATGTAATTGCTTTTGCACGAAAATTGGCCTCTGCTGGAAACAAGCCTAAAG GTTTTCTTCAACTGGCGGGTGGTACAAATGCTCACACCATAGAGGGTTTGAAAAAGGAGAGATTATTCCAAAAAACAACCATACATG AGGCTTCAGATTATGAGAAAATTCCCTCGAGTTCCTTACATTCACCAAATGCTTTGATAGCTGGTGTGGCCTTTGGTGGCTATGCACGAAAG ATAGTTGGCAGGGTTTTGAattcagtgcaaaaccatcatgGACTTGCTCATGTCGAAGATTTCCCCGAGCAACTTCTGCAGGCCATTTTTGAATCACTTGCTCTGGTTGGAACTGTTAAATGTTACAACATCCAGAAGCAGATCACTTAG
- the LOC107793545 gene encoding uncharacterized protein LOC107793545 isoform X4 — MMALSIPCYASLSTKLRAPLNSSSYNDLEKVKSIVKKTVIPCISNSPVESLQKGNWVKLICGASFEDLVDIRNLSLVYTLAGVDCIDCAAEASVVNAVSEGIEAARAIVPIRRPWVMISVNDDEDLHFRKAEFDPDDCPQDCTRPCEKVCPANAILQKGGVLAERCYGCGRCLPVCPYDKIRAITYVRDVTATAELLERDDVDAIEIHTSARVPAVFRELWTGLGNSTANLKLVAVCEAVIHFLISDGYIKYYHLVSFPDLRDSTISAMEAMYSIMETNIQCFNLWQLDGRPMSGDIGRGATRDVIAFARKLASAGNKPKGFLQLAGGTNAHTIEGLKKERLFQKTTIHEASDYEKIPSSSLHSPNALIAGVAFGGYARKIVGRVLNSVQNHHGLAHVEDFPEQLLQAIFESLALVGTVKCYNIQKQIT; from the exons ATGATGGCTCTGAGCATTCCTTGCTATGCTTCACTTAGTACCAAATTGAGAG CTCCGCTTAATTCCAGCAGCTACAATGATCTTGAGAAAGTGAAAAGCATCGTAAAGAAAACAGTGATTCCTTGTATCAGTAATTCTCCTGTTGAATCTCTCCAAAAAGGCAATTGGGTTAAGCTCATTTGTGGTGCTAGCTTTGAG GATTTGGTCGACATCAGGAACCTTTCTCTGGTTTATACTCTTGCTggag TTGATTGCATCGACTGTGCTGCTGAGGCATCAGTGGTGAATGCTGTAAGCGAAGGAATAGAAGCAGCCAGAGCGATTGTGCCCATTCGCAGGCCTTGGGTAATGATCAGTGTTAATGACGATGAAGATCTTCATTTTCGTAAAGCTG AATTTGATCCGGATGATTGCCCTCAGGATTGCACAAGACCTTGTGAGAAAGTCTGTCCTGCTAATGCAATATTGCAAAAG GGCGGAGTTTTGGCTGAGCGCTGTTACGGCTGTGGTCGTTGCCTTCCGGTTTGTCCTTATGACAAAATAA GAGCTATTACATACGTGAGAGATGTTACTGCTACAGCTGAACTTCTTGAAAGGGATGATGTTGATGCCATAGAAATTCATACCAGTGCAAG GGTGCCTGCAGTATTTAGAGAACTCTGGACTGGGTTGGGGAACTCAACTGCAAATCTGAAGCTCGTCGCAGTATGTGAAGCTGTTATTCATTTTCTGATCTCTGATGGCTACATTAAATACTATCATCTA GTTAGCTTTCCAGACTTGAGAGATTCAACCATATCGGCAATGGAAGCTATGTACTCCATAATGGAAACCAACATACAATGCTTCAACTTATGGCAG TTGGATGGTCGACCTATGAGTGGAGATATTGGGCGAGGTGCCACGAGAGATGTAATTGCTTTTGCACGAAAATTGGCCTCTGCTGGAAACAAGCCTAAAG GTTTTCTTCAACTGGCGGGTGGTACAAATGCTCACACCATAGAGGGTTTGAAAAAGGAGAGATTATTCCAAAAAACAACCATACATG AGGCTTCAGATTATGAGAAAATTCCCTCGAGTTCCTTACATTCACCAAATGCTTTGATAGCTGGTGTGGCCTTTGGTGGCTATGCACGAAAG ATAGTTGGCAGGGTTTTGAattcagtgcaaaaccatcatgGACTTGCTCATGTCGAAGATTTCCCCGAGCAACTTCTGCAGGCCATTTTTGAATCACTTGCTCTGGTTGGAACTGTTAAATGTTACAACATCCAGAAGCAGATCACTTAG
- the LOC107793545 gene encoding uncharacterized protein LOC107793545 isoform X2, producing MMALSIPCYASLSTKLRAPLNSSSYNDLEKVKSIVKKTVIPCISNSPVESLQKGNWVKLICGASFEDLVDIRNLSLVYTLAGVDCIDCAAEASVVNAVSEGIEAARAIVPIRRPWVMISVNDDEDLHFRKAEFDPDDCPQDCTRPCEKVCPANAILQKGGVLAERCYGCGRCLPVCPYDKIRAITYVRDVTATAELLERDDVDAIEIHTSARVPAVFRELWTGLGNSTANLKLVAVCEAVIHFLISDGYIKYYHLVSFPDLRDSTISAMEAMYSIMETNIQCFNLWQLDGRPMSGDIGRGATRDVIAFARKLASAGNKPKDSSYAIGFLQLAGGTNAHTIEGLKKERLFQKTTIHEASDYEKIPSSSLHSPNALIAGVAFGGYARKIVGRVLNSVQNHHGLAHVEDFPEQLLQAIFESLALVGTVKCYNIQKQIT from the exons ATGATGGCTCTGAGCATTCCTTGCTATGCTTCACTTAGTACCAAATTGAGAG CTCCGCTTAATTCCAGCAGCTACAATGATCTTGAGAAAGTGAAAAGCATCGTAAAGAAAACAGTGATTCCTTGTATCAGTAATTCTCCTGTTGAATCTCTCCAAAAAGGCAATTGGGTTAAGCTCATTTGTGGTGCTAGCTTTGAG GATTTGGTCGACATCAGGAACCTTTCTCTGGTTTATACTCTTGCTggag TTGATTGCATCGACTGTGCTGCTGAGGCATCAGTGGTGAATGCTGTAAGCGAAGGAATAGAAGCAGCCAGAGCGATTGTGCCCATTCGCAGGCCTTGGGTAATGATCAGTGTTAATGACGATGAAGATCTTCATTTTCGTAAAGCTG AATTTGATCCGGATGATTGCCCTCAGGATTGCACAAGACCTTGTGAGAAAGTCTGTCCTGCTAATGCAATATTGCAAAAG GGCGGAGTTTTGGCTGAGCGCTGTTACGGCTGTGGTCGTTGCCTTCCGGTTTGTCCTTATGACAAAATAA GAGCTATTACATACGTGAGAGATGTTACTGCTACAGCTGAACTTCTTGAAAGGGATGATGTTGATGCCATAGAAATTCATACCAGTGCAAG GGTGCCTGCAGTATTTAGAGAACTCTGGACTGGGTTGGGGAACTCAACTGCAAATCTGAAGCTCGTCGCAGTATGTGAAGCTGTTATTCATTTTCTGATCTCTGATGGCTACATTAAATACTATCATCTA GTTAGCTTTCCAGACTTGAGAGATTCAACCATATCGGCAATGGAAGCTATGTACTCCATAATGGAAACCAACATACAATGCTTCAACTTATGGCAG TTGGATGGTCGACCTATGAGTGGAGATATTGGGCGAGGTGCCACGAGAGATGTAATTGCTTTTGCACGAAAATTGGCCTCTGCTGGAAACAAGCCTAAAG ATTCTTCGTACGCCATAGGTTTTCTTCAACTGGCGGGTGGTACAAATGCTCACACCATAGAGGGTTTGAAAAAGGAGAGATTATTCCAAAAAACAACCATACATG AGGCTTCAGATTATGAGAAAATTCCCTCGAGTTCCTTACATTCACCAAATGCTTTGATAGCTGGTGTGGCCTTTGGTGGCTATGCACGAAAG ATAGTTGGCAGGGTTTTGAattcagtgcaaaaccatcatgGACTTGCTCATGTCGAAGATTTCCCCGAGCAACTTCTGCAGGCCATTTTTGAATCACTTGCTCTGGTTGGAACTGTTAAATGTTACAACATCCAGAAGCAGATCACTTAG